The region GAGGCCGAACCCGGGCATGTCGACGCTGATCACGTGGTGGGCGTCGGCCAGCCGCTCGTGCTGCGGGGCCCAGTCCTCGAGGCTCCGGCCGATCCCGTGCAGCAGCAGCACCGGCGGCTGCGCCGGGTCGCCCGACCGGACGACCCGGATCCGTCGGCCCCGGACGTCGACGAACACAGGGGCGGACGTCCCGCCGGTCTCGGCCGGCACTCTCGTGGCGGTCACGACGCCCGCCGCGCGAGGGCCGCGGTGAGCACCCCGAGCACTCGCCCGTAGGAGGACGGGAGCGCCCGGGCGAGCACGTCGGGGATCTTGGCGCTGGCCGCGATCAGCACGCGCGCCCTGCGGTGTTCGACGCCCGCGAGGATCTCCTCGGCCGCCTTCTCGGCGGGATAGGTGAGCAGCCCGCGGAACGCCCGCTGGTGGCGCTCGACCTCCTCGGTGGAGACGCCCGACCCCACCCGGGCGCTCTCGGCGACCCGCGTGCGGATCCCGCCGGGGTGCACGGTCGTGACTCCGGTGCCGTGGTCGGCGAGCTCGGCGCGGAGCACCTCGCTGAAGCCGCGCAGGGCGAACTTGCTCGACGAGTACGCGGACTGCCCGGCCGGCCCGATCAGCCCGTAGAGGCTGGAGACGTTGACGACGTGGCTGCCCGGTACAGCGGTCAGCGCGGGGAGCAGGGTGTGCGTGAGCAGGACCGGGGCCCGGAAGTTGATGTCCATGACCCACTCGAACTCGTCGAGGGTGAGCTGGTCGAACCGCCCGCCCAGCGCCACGCCGGCGTTGTTCACCAGCAGGCCGATCCGCGGGTGCGCGGCCAGGATCCTCTCGGCGGCTGCGGCCGCGGCGGCGCGGTCCGCGAGGTCGACCACCAGAGTCTCCACGGCGATACCGGGGTGGGCGCGGCGGACCTTCCCGGCGACGGCGTCGAGGCGTTCGGCATCGCGGTCGAGCAGGACGAGGTCGCTGCCCCGGGCTCCGAGCCCGTAGGCCATGTGCTCGCCCATGCCGCTGGCGGCGCCCGTGAGCACCGCCGTCTTCCCGGCGAAACGATAGGGGGCAAGGCTCATGACGCGATCTCCTCCAGTGCGGTCGAGCGGGCGGGCAGCGCGGACCTCGACGTGAACGTCATGTGCCGGCGAAGATCCGCCCGTGCCGTCGACAGGGTGTCGACGAGGTAGTTCTGGCGAACGGCCCACGGGTTGCGCTCGCCCTGCTTGGGGAACCGGTCCGCGGAGCGCAGGACGTAGCTCGACGTCAGGTCGAGCAGCGGGCGCCGGGACTCCCCGGCGGCCGCGGCCGTCGGCACCGCGCTCGCGTAGCCGCGGCGCTCCATGTAGCCCAGCAGCCGGCACACGTAGCGGGACGACAGGTCTGCCCGCAGCGTCCACGACGCGTTGGTGTACCCGATGCAGTACGCGAAGTTCGGCACGCCGCCGAGCATCAGGCCGCGGTAGGCGACGGTGTCCCCCAGGTCCACCGGCCGGCCGTCGACGCTCAGCTCGAGCCCGCCGAACGCGAGCAGGGACAGCCCCGTCGCCGAGACGACGACGTCGGCCTCCAGCACCTTCCCGGACTTCAGCCGGATCCCGTTCTCCACGAACCGGTCGATGTGGTCGGTCACCACCGAGGCGTCGCCCGACCGTATCGCGCGGAAGAAGTCGCCACCCGGGACGACGCAGAGCCGCTGGTCCCACGGCTGGTAGCTCGGGGTGAAGTGCTCGTCGACGTACGCGGCGTCGTCCAGGAACCTCATCGCGACCCCCCGCAGGATGCGCTTCACGCGCTCGGGCCGACGACGGCTGAGCTGGTA is a window of Pseudonocardia sp. T1-2H DNA encoding:
- a CDS encoding SDR family NAD(P)-dependent oxidoreductase — encoded protein: MSLAPYRFAGKTAVLTGAASGMGEHMAYGLGARGSDLVLLDRDAERLDAVAGKVRRAHPGIAVETLVVDLADRAAAAAAAERILAAHPRIGLLVNNAGVALGGRFDQLTLDEFEWVMDINFRAPVLLTHTLLPALTAVPGSHVVNVSSLYGLIGPAGQSAYSSSKFALRGFSEVLRAELADHGTGVTTVHPGGIRTRVAESARVGSGVSTEEVERHQRAFRGLLTYPAEKAAEEILAGVEHRRARVLIAASAKIPDVLARALPSSYGRVLGVLTAALARRAS